One segment of Aquimarina sp. BL5 DNA contains the following:
- a CDS encoding IS110 family transposase has translation MERKMKLGMDVVNFNAAGIDIGSRSHYAAIGQELEDVKEFGVYAEDLTSLCEWFVSNDVTTVAMESTGDYWQNLYTELISFGFEVVLVNGKFTKNAKGKKTDVKDCRWIQKLHTLGLLTGSFLPDLVTEHLRTYCRQRTNWIELASSATHKMQKYLKLLNFRLDVVVKDVCGLTGMKIIEDICKGNLDPYNLAEHRHFNCRKPKEEIAKALHGNNREDFLFGLQQELKSYQFFQRNIKACDKKIEQFIKQELKQYPERKKLKTTEKTYKRINKNAPKIKNMNQIAFRYFDGVDLFAIEGLSHSSILSIMSEIGPEGFKKFPTAKHFTSWLRLAPNNKISGGKILSNRVPKGSNRLKIALRQAANAIGNLKDTHLSDFFRRVAYRKGRHSAVSATARKLAVIIWNMITKKIQYQPPKLYLFLDQKRKLGLVKRIKKQIDKFDLKPEDLGFNNSIIINKQN, from the coding sequence CAGCAGGAATTGATATTGGAAGTCGTTCTCATTATGCTGCTATTGGTCAAGAGTTAGAAGATGTAAAAGAGTTTGGCGTATATGCTGAGGATTTGACTTCATTATGTGAGTGGTTTGTGAGCAACGATGTAACTACTGTAGCTATGGAATCTACAGGAGATTATTGGCAGAATCTATATACGGAACTTATTAGTTTTGGTTTTGAGGTAGTACTAGTCAATGGGAAATTCACTAAAAATGCCAAAGGAAAAAAGACCGATGTGAAAGATTGTAGATGGATACAAAAACTACATACTCTTGGGCTACTTACGGGAAGTTTTCTACCAGATCTTGTTACTGAACATTTACGAACATATTGCCGACAAAGAACAAATTGGATTGAACTTGCTTCATCTGCAACACATAAAATGCAGAAATATCTAAAACTACTGAACTTCAGATTGGATGTAGTAGTCAAAGATGTTTGCGGACTTACTGGAATGAAAATCATTGAAGATATCTGTAAAGGTAATCTTGATCCATATAACCTAGCAGAACATCGGCATTTTAACTGTAGAAAACCTAAAGAAGAAATTGCAAAAGCGCTACACGGTAATAATAGAGAAGACTTCCTTTTTGGATTGCAACAAGAGCTCAAAAGTTATCAATTCTTCCAAAGAAACATAAAAGCTTGTGACAAAAAGATTGAGCAGTTTATAAAACAAGAACTCAAACAATATCCCGAAAGAAAAAAACTCAAAACAACAGAAAAAACTTATAAAAGAATCAATAAAAATGCTCCTAAAATTAAAAATATGAATCAAATTGCTTTTAGATATTTTGATGGTGTTGACCTTTTTGCAATTGAAGGATTGAGTCATTCATCCATTCTTAGCATTATGAGCGAAATTGGACCTGAAGGTTTTAAAAAATTCCCTACTGCTAAACATTTTACCTCTTGGCTAAGGTTGGCTCCCAACAACAAAATATCTGGAGGAAAAATACTAAGTAATAGAGTGCCCAAAGGAAGTAACAGACTCAAAATAGCACTCAGGCAAGCAGCAAATGCTATTGGAAACTTAAAAGATACTCATCTTTCTGATTTTTTCAGAAGAGTAGCCTACAGGAAGGGAAGGCACTCAGCGGTAAGCGCAACAGCTAGAAAGTTGGCAGTAATAATATGGAATATGATAACTAAGAAAATACAATACCAACCGCCTAAACTATATTTATTCCTCGATCAAAAAAGAAAACTAGGGCTTGTCAAAAGAATTAAAAAACAAATCGATAAATTTGACTTAAAACCCGAAGATTTAGGGTTTAACAACAGCATAATAATCAATAAACAAAATTGA